In the Topomyia yanbarensis strain Yona2022 chromosome 3, ASM3024719v1, whole genome shotgun sequence genome, one interval contains:
- the LOC131694316 gene encoding uncharacterized protein LOC131694316 yields MTTNSRSSSLFDCLLSPRLYGVLVGLMSLWAMLASISASVYLLMKYDDASELPESLKPYYQYATVYVVAVLIGIIIVVVYLFGIYKANEHCMMPFLVLLVADFLGYIASEVLLRAHKDKQPEQNQRWKKNLFDTAIFLCIFATVTYLYRIFKRKRHLKEHRLGGYQSISDSAENIAM; encoded by the exons ATGACTACTAATTCTAGAAGTAGTTCTCTTTTCGACTGTCTGCTCAGTCCCAGACTGTATGGCGTCCTCGTGGGTCTCATGAGCCTGTGGGCGATGCTTGCTTCCATTTCGGCGTCGGTGTATCTACTGATGAAATACGACGATGCGAGCGAGCTACCGGAGAGTT TGAAACCATACTACCAGTATGCGACTGTCTATGTTGTCGCAGTCCTAATAGGGATCATAATCGTCGTAGTTTATCTGTTCGGCATTTACAAA GCAAACGAGCACTGTATGATGCCGTTCTTAGTGCTACTCGTGGCGGACTTTTTGGGCTACATTGCATCTGAAGTGCTGCTGAGAGCTCACAAAGACAAGCAACCGGAGCAGAATCAACGATGGAAGAAGAATCTTTTTGACACTG ccattttcttATGCATTTTTGCCACCGTGACCTATCTTTATCGAATTTTCAAGCGCAAAAGGCATCTCAAGGAGCATAGGTTGGGTGGTTATCAGAGCATTTCAGACAGCGCAGAGAACATAGCGATGTAG